In a genomic window of Sulfuriferula nivalis:
- a CDS encoding gamma-glutamyl-gamma-aminobutyrate hydrolase family protein has product MMQNRTPVVLLPADSRQLGDHPFHVAGHKYVKAVVQAAHALPLIVPALGSESDIAALLEVADGILLPGAVSNVHPSHFDQDVRDPSLPLDPARDGLTLRLIRAAVDARVPVLGICRGFQEINVAFGGSLHQAVHETAGMADHREPDTPELEQQYAQVHTVRTVAGGQLAAMTGSSEFMVNSLHGQGIDRLGAGLVAEAYAPDGLIEAVSVAGAKTFALAVQWHPEWDVLNTPAYLAIFRAFGAACQARVVKRN; this is encoded by the coding sequence ATGATGCAGAACCGTACGCCGGTAGTTTTGCTGCCAGCAGACAGCAGGCAGCTTGGAGATCATCCATTTCATGTGGCTGGCCATAAATATGTCAAAGCTGTTGTGCAGGCTGCGCATGCTTTGCCGTTGATAGTGCCTGCATTGGGTAGTGAAAGTGATATCGCAGCGTTATTGGAAGTGGCTGACGGTATTTTATTGCCAGGTGCAGTGTCCAATGTTCATCCCTCGCATTTTGATCAGGATGTACGTGATCCCTCATTGCCGCTGGATCCGGCACGTGATGGTCTGACCTTGCGACTGATACGTGCAGCAGTAGATGCCAGGGTTCCTGTGCTGGGTATTTGCCGTGGCTTTCAGGAAATTAATGTGGCGTTTGGTGGTAGTCTGCATCAGGCAGTGCATGAGACCGCAGGTATGGCTGATCACCGTGAACCCGACACGCCGGAACTGGAACAGCAGTATGCCCAAGTGCACACCGTACGTACGGTCGCGGGTGGTCAGCTGGCTGCCATGACGGGTAGCAGTGAATTTATGGTCAATTCTCTGCATGGTCAGGGCATAGACCGACTAGGTGCCGGACTGGTTGCCGAAGCTTATGCACCAGACGGTTTGATTGAAGCGGTTAGTGTCGCAGGTGCGAAAACTTTTGCACTGGCGGTGCAGTGGCATCCCGAATGGGATGTATTGAATACGCCAGCCTATCTGGCGATATTTCGTGCGTTTGGCGCAGCTTGTCAGGCACGAGTTGTAAAGCGGAACTGA
- a CDS encoding NAD(P)/FAD-dependent oxidoreductase — protein sequence MLACEQKLIQNSYYTDSVNAKPDYPRLEGDLEADVCVVGAGLAGLSAAIELADRGYSVIVLEAETVGWGASGRNGGQIIAGLACDQSVIEKALGFEAARQAWDITISALNLVRERIKRFDIKCDLVDGFLGVAVGARKGAALREWYDSMAQRYHYDTDAEWIDAQDLHKWIDSPRFHSGYYDRRSGHLHPLNYTLGLARGAVSLGVKICEHSPVRAMTKGEPAMLWTDHGSIKARFVVLAGNMYLPEVAPDLAPELARRIMPVGTYIVGTEPLDPALTASLVPTKAAICDTNFVLDYFRFSADNRMLFGGRVSYSTMTPPNLKDDMHKRMQLVFPQLASAKVEYAWGGFVDITMNRAPDFGRVAPNVYYLQGFSGHGVALTGMAGKLVAEAISGQAERLDLMARIPHHDFPGGKILRTPALVLGMAWYRLRDALG from the coding sequence ATGCTCGCCTGTGAACAAAAACTGATACAAAATTCCTACTATACCGACAGTGTCAATGCCAAACCAGACTATCCCCGACTTGAGGGCGATTTGGAGGCCGATGTATGCGTGGTTGGTGCGGGTCTGGCAGGTCTGTCGGCAGCGATAGAGTTGGCCGATCGTGGTTATTCAGTGATCGTACTGGAGGCCGAAACCGTAGGTTGGGGCGCGAGCGGTCGGAATGGCGGTCAGATCATTGCGGGTCTGGCCTGTGATCAGTCAGTGATCGAGAAAGCCTTGGGATTTGAAGCCGCGCGTCAGGCATGGGACATTACTATCTCGGCACTTAATCTGGTGCGAGAACGCATTAAGCGCTTTGATATTAAGTGTGATCTGGTCGATGGTTTCCTCGGCGTGGCCGTGGGTGCGCGTAAAGGTGCTGCGCTGCGTGAGTGGTATGACAGCATGGCGCAGCGTTATCACTATGACACGGATGCCGAATGGATAGATGCTCAGGACTTGCATAAATGGATAGACAGTCCGCGCTTTCATAGCGGCTATTATGATCGCCGTTCTGGGCACTTGCATCCGCTTAACTACACGCTGGGTCTGGCACGTGGTGCAGTAAGTCTGGGCGTGAAAATATGCGAACATTCACCAGTGCGTGCCATGACCAAAGGTGAGCCCGCCATGCTGTGGACTGACCATGGTAGCATCAAGGCGCGTTTTGTCGTGCTCGCAGGTAATATGTATTTGCCCGAGGTGGCTCCTGATCTGGCGCCTGAACTGGCGAGGCGTATCATGCCAGTGGGTACTTACATTGTCGGGACTGAACCACTGGATCCTGCGTTAACAGCCAGCCTGGTTCCGACCAAAGCAGCTATTTGTGATACCAATTTTGTGCTCGATTATTTCCGTTTTTCAGCCGATAACCGCATGCTGTTTGGTGGGCGGGTTAGCTATAGCACGATGACGCCGCCTAATCTCAAAGATGATATGCATAAGCGTATGCAGCTGGTGTTTCCGCAATTGGCTAGTGCTAAAGTGGAATATGCGTGGGGTGGCTTTGTCGATATCACCATGAATCGCGCGCCTGATTTTGGTCGCGTTGCGCCTAATGTCTATTATCTGCAGGGCTTTTCAGGGCATGGCGTTGCGCTTACTGGCATGGCAGGTAAGCTGGTTGCTGAGGCGATTAGCGGTCAGGCAGAACGACTGGATTTGATGGCGCGTATTCCGCATCATGATTTCCCCGGTGGCAAAATACTGCGTACCCCAGCACTGGTGCTGGGCATGGCCTGGTATCGACTGCGTGACGCGTTGGGCTGA
- a CDS encoding aspartate aminotransferase family protein yields the protein MPLTTSEIQALDSAHYMHPFTDHKALAEKGARVITRGEGVYIWDSEGNKILDGMSGLWCVNVGYGRKELVEAAVKQMEVLPYYNSFFQTTNVPAVQLADRIIKLAGERYSHVLFGSSGSESNDTIVRMVRHYWTTLGQPERSVIISRKNAYHGSTMCGASLGGMSGMHAQGGLPIPGIVHIEQPYHFGLAPDQDKDAFGIEAAGWLEQKILEVGADKVAAFIGEPVQGAGGVIIPPKTYWPEIQRICDKYGILLICDEVICGFGRLGAWFGSELMGAKPDLMTFAKGVTSGYIPLGGVVVGKRVAEVLIEKGGEFNHGYTYSGHPVACAVALANLDLIEKEGLVERVRDETGPHLAHCFAALAEHPLVAGAETFGMVAGLVLMKDKHQHLAFDEDLEVGMICRKHCFAHGLIMRAVGDRMIVAPPLAMTKEQIDEMVRLIRLCLDATLQELKERGYMD from the coding sequence ATGCCACTCACCACGAGCGAAATACAGGCGCTGGATTCAGCCCACTACATGCACCCATTCACCGATCATAAGGCGTTGGCAGAAAAAGGCGCGCGCGTCATCACCCGGGGTGAAGGCGTATATATCTGGGATTCGGAAGGTAACAAGATATTGGATGGGATGTCGGGACTGTGGTGTGTCAACGTAGGCTATGGTCGCAAAGAGCTGGTTGAGGCTGCCGTAAAGCAGATGGAAGTGCTGCCGTATTACAACAGCTTTTTTCAGACCACCAACGTGCCCGCTGTGCAACTGGCCGACCGTATTATCAAATTGGCGGGTGAGCGCTACTCTCATGTGCTGTTTGGTTCGTCAGGTTCGGAATCCAATGACACCATAGTGCGTATGGTGCGGCATTACTGGACGACCCTGGGTCAGCCTGAGCGCAGTGTGATTATTAGTCGTAAGAATGCCTATCATGGCTCGACCATGTGCGGCGCTTCGCTGGGTGGCATGTCTGGCATGCATGCGCAGGGTGGATTGCCGATACCGGGTATTGTGCATATAGAGCAGCCTTATCACTTTGGGCTGGCACCCGATCAGGACAAAGATGCATTCGGTATTGAAGCCGCTGGCTGGCTGGAACAGAAAATACTGGAGGTTGGTGCAGACAAGGTTGCTGCATTCATCGGTGAACCAGTGCAGGGTGCTGGTGGCGTGATTATCCCGCCGAAAACATACTGGCCAGAGATACAGCGTATTTGCGATAAGTACGGCATTTTGCTGATATGCGATGAAGTCATCTGTGGCTTTGGGCGTCTGGGTGCATGGTTCGGTTCGGAATTAATGGGCGCCAAACCGGATTTAATGACTTTTGCCAAGGGTGTGACTTCCGGGTATATCCCGCTGGGCGGCGTGGTGGTTGGCAAACGTGTGGCCGAAGTGTTGATAGAAAAGGGTGGGGAGTTTAATCACGGTTATACCTATTCTGGCCATCCTGTCGCCTGTGCTGTCGCGCTGGCGAACCTCGATCTTATTGAAAAAGAGGGCTTGGTTGAGCGCGTGCGTGATGAAACGGGTCCGCACTTGGCGCACTGTTTTGCAGCATTGGCTGAACATCCGCTAGTTGCTGGGGCAGAAACCTTTGGCATGGTCGCCGGCTTGGTGTTGATGAAAGATAAACATCAACATCTGGCATTCGATGAAGACCTGGAAGTGGGCATGATTTGCCGCAAGCATTGTTTTGCCCATGGTTTGATCATGCGTGCAGTGGGTGATCGTATGATAGTTGCGCCGCCGCTGGCAATGACTAAAGAGCAGATTGATGAAATGGTCAGACTGATACGGCTATGTCTGGATGCGACATTGCAGGAGTTGAAAGAGCGCGGATATATGGATTGA
- a CDS encoding polyamine ABC transporter substrate-binding protein, with the protein MKSLYSKRLLAVLTCVVVAAGLVTTANAKEEEKVLNIYNWSDYIAPDTIKNFEKETGIKVRYDVFDSNEILHAKLIAKKTGYDIVVPSSNWAKLQIAGGLFQKLDKSKLTNYGNLDTGLLKQLAQVDPGNQYLIDWMWSYNTVGINVDKVKKALGTTPMPDNVWELVFNPKYADKLKTCGITFLDTASDVFPAALHYMGKDPYSNNAADYNAAYDMMKKIRPDIKRFNSGGQIDELASGSICVAYGWAGDFNLARKKSQDNKSPQNIVALVPKDGGLMFMDTMAIPADAPHPGNALKFMNYVLQPKVVAAITNEVTYANPNRAATPYVDAEIRNNKSIFLSDEDIAKLVAPGTVDNNTRRVMTRLFTRFKSGL; encoded by the coding sequence ATGAAATCGTTATACAGTAAACGTTTGCTCGCAGTGTTGACATGTGTAGTGGTGGCGGCAGGATTGGTTACCACGGCTAATGCCAAAGAAGAAGAGAAAGTGCTGAATATCTACAACTGGTCTGATTATATTGCACCAGATACAATCAAAAACTTTGAAAAAGAAACTGGCATCAAAGTCCGTTATGACGTGTTTGACAGCAATGAAATTCTGCACGCTAAACTCATCGCTAAAAAAACAGGCTACGATATTGTTGTACCTTCTTCCAACTGGGCAAAGCTGCAAATCGCAGGCGGTTTGTTCCAGAAGCTGGATAAATCCAAGCTGACCAACTACGGTAACCTCGATACCGGTCTGCTCAAACAGCTGGCGCAAGTTGATCCGGGTAACCAGTATCTGATCGACTGGATGTGGAGTTATAACACGGTAGGTATTAACGTAGATAAAGTTAAAAAAGCGCTGGGTACTACCCCAATGCCAGACAATGTCTGGGAACTCGTGTTCAATCCTAAATATGCCGACAAACTGAAAACCTGTGGTATTACTTTCCTTGATACCGCTTCCGATGTGTTTCCTGCAGCGCTGCATTATATGGGTAAGGATCCATACAGCAACAACGCCGCAGATTATAACGCAGCGTACGACATGATGAAAAAGATACGACCAGATATCAAGCGCTTCAATTCAGGTGGTCAGATAGATGAATTGGCCAGTGGTTCTATTTGCGTCGCTTATGGTTGGGCAGGTGATTTCAATCTGGCGCGTAAGAAATCTCAAGATAATAAATCACCGCAGAATATCGTGGCGCTGGTGCCAAAAGATGGTGGTCTGATGTTTATGGATACCATGGCAATTCCAGCAGATGCGCCTCATCCAGGTAACGCGCTTAAATTTATGAATTACGTGTTGCAGCCTAAAGTTGTGGCGGCAATTACTAATGAAGTGACTTATGCTAACCCGAATCGCGCAGCAACACCTTATGTTGATGCTGAGATACGCAATAACAAATCCATCTTCTTGTCGGATGAGGATATTGCCAAGCTGGTTGCACCGGGTACTGTAGATAACAACACTCGTCGTGTTATGACTCGTTTGTTTACACGTTTCAAAT
- a CDS encoding PLP-dependent aminotransferase family protein, giving the protein MESLTISDWLLTELKLGRFPPRMPAHRRVYETIRRAIASHHLTPGTRLPSTRSLADALGFSRNTLLAAFEQLHDEGYVVSQTGSGTRVAKMLPEDYAEKNTLPTATNTTITANGLSVRGTVAAGLVDQPSYEVQPFAPGEDDFSAFPTQLWRRLLNRQWRNPQPAHLDYGHAGGYLPLRRAIANYLRMSRAVNLTVEQILITSGTQQSIDLCARLLTDHGDRVWIENPCYWGARRVLEVNGLQLHPVPVDDEGMAPGNADFRRPPRLIYTTPSHQYPKGVVMSYGRRRLLLDYAASQGAWILEDDYDSEFRFEGRPLSSLQGMDQSGRVLYLGTFSKVMYPGIKLGYLVVPPNLAESFKRGLYELQRPGQVVIQAALAEFIEEGHFASHIRRLRQIYGERRRLLQKALAPVTSVGARLPPAGSGLHLVIELPPDCDDVRVAELAAEQGLHVYPLSGYGIGEHREKGLIVGYAYAATERIAPNGRILADVIRAALSH; this is encoded by the coding sequence GTGGAATCATTGACCATCTCGGACTGGTTACTTACCGAACTCAAGCTAGGCCGATTCCCGCCACGCATGCCTGCGCATCGCAGAGTCTACGAAACCATACGTCGTGCCATTGCCAGCCACCATCTGACGCCCGGCACTCGCCTGCCCTCCACACGCAGCCTGGCAGATGCATTAGGGTTTTCCAGAAATACCTTGTTGGCAGCATTTGAACAGTTACATGATGAGGGTTACGTGGTATCCCAGACCGGCAGCGGCACTCGTGTCGCCAAAATGCTACCTGAGGATTACGCTGAAAAAAATACATTACCCACAGCGACTAATACCACGATTACTGCCAATGGACTGTCGGTACGAGGCACAGTGGCAGCTGGTCTGGTTGACCAGCCCAGCTATGAAGTACAACCCTTCGCACCAGGCGAAGACGATTTCTCAGCATTTCCCACTCAACTCTGGCGCCGCCTGCTTAACCGCCAGTGGCGCAATCCGCAGCCTGCCCACCTCGATTACGGACATGCTGGCGGCTATTTACCTTTGCGCCGCGCCATCGCCAATTACCTGCGCATGTCGCGGGCAGTTAACCTGACGGTGGAACAAATACTGATCACTTCTGGCACCCAGCAATCCATAGATCTGTGCGCACGGCTGCTGACCGATCACGGCGACCGCGTCTGGATAGAGAATCCCTGTTACTGGGGCGCACGCCGCGTATTGGAGGTCAATGGTCTGCAACTGCATCCCGTGCCCGTAGACGATGAAGGAATGGCACCAGGTAATGCCGATTTTCGGCGACCACCGCGCCTCATCTACACCACACCATCACACCAGTATCCCAAAGGGGTGGTCATGAGTTATGGACGCCGCCGCCTGCTGCTAGACTATGCTGCCAGTCAGGGCGCGTGGATACTGGAAGATGATTATGACAGCGAGTTCCGTTTCGAGGGGCGGCCACTGTCTTCGCTGCAGGGTATGGATCAAAGTGGTCGCGTGCTGTATCTGGGTACCTTTTCCAAGGTCATGTACCCCGGCATCAAATTAGGCTACCTGGTGGTACCACCCAATCTGGCGGAAAGCTTTAAACGCGGCTTATACGAACTGCAGCGCCCCGGGCAAGTCGTTATCCAGGCGGCGCTTGCGGAGTTCATTGAAGAAGGCCATTTTGCCAGCCACATCCGCCGCCTGCGCCAAATTTACGGGGAGCGGCGACGGCTGTTACAGAAAGCATTGGCGCCCGTTACCAGCGTCGGCGCGCGTCTCCCGCCTGCGGGTTCTGGCCTGCATCTGGTGATAGAACTGCCACCCGACTGCGATGATGTACGTGTTGCAGAACTGGCGGCAGAACAGGGGCTGCACGTCTACCCGCTATCTGGCTATGGCATAGGGGAACATAGAGAAAAAGGACTGATAGTTGGTTATGCTTACGCCGCCACCGAACGCATCGCACCGAATGGACGCATCCTTGCAGACGTAATACGGGCAGCGCTAAGTCACTAA
- a CDS encoding glutamine synthetase family protein yields the protein MSDRKDFSHTDMEQWLAENRVTEIECLVPDLTGVARGKILPREKFTAERAMRLPEAVLGVTVTGESPENHDGYDNVFGFTDKDMVLMPDPSTVRLVPWAVDPTAQVIMDCFFHDGTPVDFAPRNVLRRVTDLYKGMGWTPIVAPELEFYLLARNTDPNQPLVPPIGRSGRAETSRQLYSIDAVNEFDPLFEDIYDYCDIMGLELDTLIHEFGAGQMEINFLHDEPMVLADKVFFFKRTLREAALRHNMYATFMAKPMTNEPGSAMHIHQSVIDTKTGLNIFSNADGSESPLFQHYIAGLQKYLPSAMALLAPYVNSYRRIVRHGAAPINIEWGYDNRTVGIRVPISEPEARRVENRVVGADANPYLAMAVTLACGYLGIMEKLTPSAVTTGSAYDSTYQLPRELSEALRMLDACKPLHDVLGKRFLDVYVAVKETEHDEFMRVISPWEREHLLMHV from the coding sequence ATGAGTGATCGTAAAGACTTTTCCCATACTGACATGGAACAGTGGTTAGCAGAAAATCGGGTGACTGAAATTGAATGTCTGGTGCCCGATCTGACAGGTGTGGCGCGTGGCAAGATACTGCCGCGCGAAAAATTCACGGCTGAGCGCGCCATGCGTTTGCCCGAAGCAGTGCTGGGAGTGACTGTAACTGGCGAGTCACCTGAAAACCATGACGGTTATGACAATGTGTTTGGTTTTACTGATAAAGATATGGTGTTAATGCCAGACCCAAGCACGGTGCGACTGGTGCCATGGGCAGTGGATCCAACTGCGCAGGTCATTATGGATTGTTTTTTCCATGATGGTACGCCAGTGGATTTTGCGCCGCGCAATGTGTTACGGCGGGTGACGGATTTGTATAAAGGCATGGGCTGGACACCTATCGTTGCACCTGAGCTGGAGTTTTATTTGCTGGCGCGTAACACTGATCCTAATCAGCCACTGGTGCCGCCTATCGGGCGCAGCGGGCGTGCTGAAACCAGTCGGCAGTTATATAGCATCGATGCAGTGAACGAGTTCGATCCGCTGTTCGAGGATATTTACGATTACTGCGACATCATGGGGCTGGAACTGGATACACTGATCCACGAATTTGGCGCAGGGCAGATGGAAATCAACTTCCTGCATGACGAGCCGATGGTGCTGGCCGACAAGGTATTCTTCTTTAAACGCACTTTGCGTGAAGCAGCTTTGCGCCACAACATGTATGCGACTTTCATGGCTAAACCCATGACTAATGAGCCTGGGTCGGCCATGCACATCCATCAGAGCGTGATTGACACTAAAACGGGGCTGAATATTTTCAGTAATGCTGATGGCAGTGAGTCTCCGCTGTTCCAGCATTACATCGCCGGTTTGCAAAAATACCTGCCGTCCGCCATGGCGTTATTGGCACCCTATGTTAATTCCTATCGTCGTATTGTTCGTCATGGCGCAGCGCCTATCAATATTGAATGGGGCTACGACAATCGTACCGTAGGGATACGCGTGCCTATTTCTGAACCAGAAGCGCGCCGTGTGGAAAATCGGGTGGTGGGCGCGGATGCTAATCCTTATTTGGCGATGGCGGTTACGCTGGCTTGCGGGTATTTGGGCATCATGGAGAAGCTGACCCCAAGTGCAGTAACGACGGGCAGTGCTTATGATTCAACTTATCAGTTGCCACGTGAATTATCCGAAGCCCTGCGTATGCTGGATGCCTGCAAACCTTTGCATGATGTGCTGGGTAAACGCTTTTTGGATGTCTACGTGGCAGTGAAAGAAACCGAACACGACGAATTCATGCGCGTAATCAGCCCTTGGGAACGTGAGCATCTGTTGATGCACGTTTGA